In one window of Macadamia integrifolia cultivar HAES 741 chromosome 2, SCU_Mint_v3, whole genome shotgun sequence DNA:
- the LOC122089092 gene encoding mRNA-decapping enzyme subunit 2-like isoform X2, which yields MTGLHRSSSASVKNGLPSQELLDDLSSRFILNVPKEDLESFERILFLVEHAHWFYEDNSVEQNPSLKSLTLKEFASLNDIYKDFTSYKVRVPVTGAIILDESYERCLLVKGWKAGASWSFPRGKKNKDEEDHTCAIREVLEETGFDVSKLLKIDDYLEVTFGQQRVRLYIISGVKDDTVFAPMTKKEISEISWHRIDELQPVGNDVISRGPNGLKLYMVSPFWANLKAWIAKNQPSTAQKSDNPFKGMCVWKAKNSSTGGIAGGPTKESQSTRSGSENHISDMGPGKSFRSFRFNHSSILQAMEAAFAA from the exons ATGACAGGACTGCATCGTTCTTCAAGCGCTTCGGTGAAAAACGGCCTCCCTTCTCAGGAGCTCCTCGATGATCTTTCCAG TCGATTTATCTTAAATGTTCCAAAAGAAGACCTAGAGTCATTTGAAAGGATTTTATTTCTCGTCGAGCATGCTCATTGGTTCTATGAGGACAATTCGGTGGAGCAAAACCCATCCTTGAAGTCTCTTACCCTGAAAGAATTCGCTTCTTTGA ATGATATATACAAAGACTTCACTTCTTACAAGGTTCGAGTTCCAGTGACTGGAGCAATCATTTTGGATGAATCTTATGAACGG TGTTTGCTGGTGAAGGGATGGAAAGCTGGAGCAAGCTGGAGCTTTCCCCGCGGGAAGAAGAACAAAGATGAGGAAGATCACACTTGCGCCATTCGAGAg GTCTTGGAGGAAACAGGTTTTGATGTTtcaaaacttttgaaaatagATGACTATCTAGAAGTTACATTTGGGCAGCAGAGGGTGCGGCTCTACATAATTTCTGGTGTGAAGGATGATACCGTCTTTGCTCCAATGACCAAGAAGGAGATCAGT GAAATCTCATGGCACCGGATTGATGAACTTCAGCCAGTAGGCAACGATGTAATTTCTCGGGGACCAAATGGTTTGAAGCTTTACATGGTTTCTCCATTCTGGGC CAATCTGAAAGCATGGATTGCAAAAAACCAGCCCTCCACAGCTCAGAAATCTGATAATCCTTTCAAAG GAATGTGCGTGTGGAAGGCAAAGAACAGTTCGACTGGGGGAATAGCAGGGGGACCAACAAAGGAGAGTCAGTCCACAAGATCTGGATCTGAAAACCATATATCTGATATGGGTCCTGGCAAAAGCTTCAGAAGCTTCAGGTTCAATCATTCTTCAATCTTACAAGCAATGGAAGCCGCATTTGCTGCTTAA
- the LOC122070812 gene encoding double-stranded RNA-binding protein 2-like, which translates to MYKNQLQELAQRSCFNLPSYTCIREGPDHAPRFKATVNFNGEIFESPNYCTTLRQAEHSAAEVALNSLSNRGPSHSLAARILDETGVYKNLLQEIAQRVGAPLPQYTTYRSGLGHLPVFTCIVELDRITFTGEPAKNKKQAEKNAAMAAWSSLKQLAQQSASSSSETENNDEQEQITIARALLNYRLKEKVGMANLPDAPVPFSKKFPMQNLRPSSTQPPPVTTSKILPLIRMKTAPRTRPVSSTPNESSQQSQFLPPENRGVRPQKFPTAGAAPYIPARHFRPMYHGIAPPVTIRTSVPVFSAPPVPPPPTRPQVMGAPPTHVAPPVCIRQAVPVFAAPPLRKEELPAPVLCKEELPSMKVSSLPSKSSVQIEDTGSMTTGNDLQESVATEGMKQLKI; encoded by the exons ATGTATAAGAATCAGCTTCAGGAGCTAGCGCAGAGGAGCTGCTTTAACCTTCCGTCATATACTTGCATAAGGGAAGGACCCGATCACGCACCGAGATTTAAGGCTACCGTTAACTTTAACGGCGAGATCTTTGAGAGCCCCAACTATTGTACGACCTTAAGGCAAGCTGAGCACTCGGCAGCCGAGGTAGCGCTCAATTCGCTTTCCAACAGAGGTCCCTCACATTCGCTTGCGGCCAGGATCCTG GATGAGACTGGGGTCTACAAAAACCTCTTACAGGAGATTGCACAAAGAGTTGGAGCACCTCTGCCTCAATACACAACTTATCGGTCGGGTCTCGGGCACCTACCTGTCTTTACTTGCATTGTGGAGCTGGATCGGATTACTTTCACTGGTGAACCTGCCAAGAACAAGAAACAAGCTGAAAAGAATGCAGCCATGGCAGCATGGTCGTCTCTAAAACAAT TGGCACAGCAATCTGCAAGTTCATCCTCAGAGACAGAGAACAATGATGAGCAGGAGCAGATCACTATAGCTCGGGCACTACTAAACTATCGACTGAAGGAAAAGGTCGGAATGGCAAACTTGCCTGATGCTCCAGTTCCATTCTCAAAGAAATTCCCAATGCAAAACCTGAGACCATCAAGTACACAGCCTCCCCCTGTTACGACCTCAAAAATCCTCCCATTAATCCGCATGAAGACAGCTCCAAGGACCAGACCGGTATCCTCAACACCAAATGAAAGCTCCCAACAATCACAGTTCTTGCCACCTGAAAACCGTGGTGTTCGGCCCCAGAAATTCCCCACAGCAGGAGCAGCACCATACATCCCTGCCAGGCATTTCAGGCCAATGTACCATGGGATTGCACCACCAGTGACAATAAGGACCTCAGTACCAGTTTTCTCCGCCCCACCAGTACCCCCACCGCCAACTCGTCCTCAGGTGATGGGAGCACCGCCAACTCATGTTGCTCCACCAGTCTGCATCAGGCAAGCAGTGCCAGTGTTTGCTGCTCCACCCCTTCGTAAAGAGGAACTGCCAGCTCCAGTCCTTTGTAAGGAGGAGCTGCCATCTATGAAGGTTTCTTCCTTGCCATCCAAATCCTCAGTTCAGATAGAGGACACTGGGAGCATGACAACTGGGAATGACCTGCAAGAATCTGTTGCTACAGAAGGCATGAAACAgctcaaaatttga
- the LOC122060181 gene encoding nudix hydrolase 10-like isoform X1 yields the protein MEHVVSENVAQPIELLHGVEDKYGGVILDMKDPLDSEVFVAALRASISKWRQEGKKGIWMNLPIELVNLVEAAVKEGFYYHHAEPTYLMLVYWIPETPSTIPANASHRVGVGACVINDKREILVIQEKSGPFGGTGIWKFPTGVVDEGEDICKAAVREVKEETGIDAEFVEVLAFRQSHQSFFGKSDLMFVCVLRPLSFDIKKQEVEIEAAQWIPIEDYAAQPYVQKNELAKFFADICLANIDKGYGGFSSVITTSGFKRKPLYLYLNSRDLNPEEESERVHDTPAA from the exons ATGGAACATGTTGTATCTGAAAATGTTGCACAACCGATTGAGCTACTTCATGGAGTTGAGGATAAATATGGAGGTGTCATTCTAGATATGAAGGACCCATTGGATTCTGAGGTCTTTGTTGCTGCTCTTAGAGCTTCAATATCAAAATGGAGGCAAGAG GGTAAGAAAGGTATTTGGATGAACTTGCCCATTGAACTTGTAAATCTTGTTGAAGCTGCTGTTAAG GAGGGTTTCTACTACCACCATGCTGAGCCAACATACTTAATGCTTGTCTATTGGATTCCTGAAACTCCAAGTACTATACCTGCAAATGCTTCTCACCGAGTTGGTGTTGGTGCTTGCGTGATAAATGATAAAAGAGAG ATTCTGGTAATACAGGAAAAAAGTGGCCCGTTCGGGGGCACAGGTATTTGGAAGTTCCCTACTGGAGTTGTTGATGAG GGTGAAGATATTTGTAAGGCAGCAGTAAGGGAAGTTAAAGAAGAGACAGGA ATTGATGCAGAATTTGTTGAAGTACTGGCATTTAG gcAAAGTCACCAATCATTTTTTGGGAAGTCAGATTTAATGTTTGTTTGTGTGTTGCGGCCTCTCTCCTTCGACATCAAGAAGCAAGAAGTAGAAATCGAGGCAGCACAG TGGATCCCAATTGAGGATTATGCAGCGCAACCATATGTTCAGAAAAATGAGCTAGCAAAGTTTTTCGCTGATATCTGCCTTGCAAATATTGATAAAGGTTATGGTGGATTTTCTTCGGTGATTACAACATCTGGTTTTAAAAGAAAGCCACTTTATTTGTACTTGAACAGCCGTGATCTGAACCCGGAGGAAGAGAGTGAAAGGGTGCATGATACACCGGCAGCATAG
- the LOC122060204 gene encoding nudix hydrolase 7-like yields the protein MEHVSENVAQPIELLHGVEDKYEGVIIDMKDPLDSEVFVDTLRASISKWRQEGKKGVWIKLPIELVNLVEAAVKEGFCYHHAEPKYLMLVYWIPETANTIPAYASHRVGVGACVINDKREVKTIGIRFTLSI from the exons ATGGAACACGTATCTGAAAATGTTGCACAACCAATTGAGCTACTTCATGGAGTTGAGGATAAATATGAAGGTGTCATTATAGATATGAAGGACCCCTTGGATTCTGAGGTCTTTGTTGATACTCTTAGAGCTTCAATATCTAAATGGAGGCAAGAG GGTAAGAAAGGTGTTTGGATAAAACTTCCTATTGAACTTGTAAACCTTGTTGAAGCTGCTGTGAAG GAGGGGTTCTGCTACCACCATGCTGAGCCAAAATACTTGATGCTTGTATATTGGATTCCTGAAACTGCTAATACTATACCTGCATATGCTTCACACCGAGTTGGTGTCGGTGCTTGCGTGATAAATGACAAAAGAGAG GTCAAAACCATTGGGATTAGGTTTACCTTATCCATCTGA
- the LOC122089092 gene encoding mRNA-decapping enzyme subunit 2-like isoform X1: MTGLHRSSSASVKNGLPSQELLDDLSSRFILNVPKEDLESFERILFLVEHAHWFYEDNSVEQNPSLKSLTLKEFASLMFNSCAVLRPYIVHIDDIYKDFTSYKVRVPVTGAIILDESYERCLLVKGWKAGASWSFPRGKKNKDEEDHTCAIREVLEETGFDVSKLLKIDDYLEVTFGQQRVRLYIISGVKDDTVFAPMTKKEISEISWHRIDELQPVGNDVISRGPNGLKLYMVSPFWANLKAWIAKNQPSTAQKSDNPFKGMCVWKAKNSSTGGIAGGPTKESQSTRSGSENHISDMGPGKSFRSFRFNHSSILQAMEAAFAA, encoded by the exons ATGACAGGACTGCATCGTTCTTCAAGCGCTTCGGTGAAAAACGGCCTCCCTTCTCAGGAGCTCCTCGATGATCTTTCCAG TCGATTTATCTTAAATGTTCCAAAAGAAGACCTAGAGTCATTTGAAAGGATTTTATTTCTCGTCGAGCATGCTCATTGGTTCTATGAGGACAATTCGGTGGAGCAAAACCCATCCTTGAAGTCTCTTACCCTGAAAGAATTCGCTTCTTTGA TGTTTAATAGTTGCGCTGTTTTGAGACCTTATATTGTGCATATAGATGATATATACAAAGACTTCACTTCTTACAAGGTTCGAGTTCCAGTGACTGGAGCAATCATTTTGGATGAATCTTATGAACGG TGTTTGCTGGTGAAGGGATGGAAAGCTGGAGCAAGCTGGAGCTTTCCCCGCGGGAAGAAGAACAAAGATGAGGAAGATCACACTTGCGCCATTCGAGAg GTCTTGGAGGAAACAGGTTTTGATGTTtcaaaacttttgaaaatagATGACTATCTAGAAGTTACATTTGGGCAGCAGAGGGTGCGGCTCTACATAATTTCTGGTGTGAAGGATGATACCGTCTTTGCTCCAATGACCAAGAAGGAGATCAGT GAAATCTCATGGCACCGGATTGATGAACTTCAGCCAGTAGGCAACGATGTAATTTCTCGGGGACCAAATGGTTTGAAGCTTTACATGGTTTCTCCATTCTGGGC CAATCTGAAAGCATGGATTGCAAAAAACCAGCCCTCCACAGCTCAGAAATCTGATAATCCTTTCAAAG GAATGTGCGTGTGGAAGGCAAAGAACAGTTCGACTGGGGGAATAGCAGGGGGACCAACAAAGGAGAGTCAGTCCACAAGATCTGGATCTGAAAACCATATATCTGATATGGGTCCTGGCAAAAGCTTCAGAAGCTTCAGGTTCAATCATTCTTCAATCTTACAAGCAATGGAAGCCGCATTTGCTGCTTAA